DNA from Phosphitispora fastidiosa:
GGCTGAAAAAGGCAGGGGGGCAACATTCAGTATCATTTTGCCCTGTATTGACGGTGTTGACAAAAGGCAGGCTTGACCCTGCTTTTTTTTTATTTTAAACGCCAAATAGCGGTCACCTTTTGATAAAAATAAGAAGGGAACACCGGCAGTTTGTCGAATTATGGATAAACCGGGTATGAGCATCTCAGCTTATACTTATCAGGAAAAGGGAGAGGCGCCTATATGGGAAAAAATGAGTCATCCAGAGTCAGACGCGGTTTTGCTGCAGTACTTACAATCATGCTGCTGCTGCTTTCCTGTTTTTCTCCGGGTATTCCATATTCTGTGGCAAACTCAGGAATTGCGCGGATTGCTGCCGGTTATAACCATACCGTTGTCCTGAAAAATGACGGCACAGTCTGGGCCTGGGGCAGCAACATGTACGGCCAGCTGGGAAACGGAACGACAACCGACAGTGCGGAACCTGTCATGGTTAAGGGCCTAAGCGGGGCAACTGCACTGACTGCAGGTTATTATCACGCGGCAGCTATTAAGAATGACGGCACAGTCTGGGCCTGGGGCAGCAACATGTACGGCCAGTTGGGAAACGGAACGACAAACAACAGCCCGGTACCTGTAAAGGTGATGAACCTGACCGGTGTAAGAGTCATTTCGCGGGGCGGAAGTCATACAATTGCCCTGAAAAACGACGGTACTGTTTGGGCCTGGGGCAGTAACGAATGCGGTCAGCTAGGGGACGGGACAACTACTAACAGTCTGGTACCGGTAATGGTTGAGGGCCTTGCAGGAATCGTGGATGTTGCCGGAGGGGCTTATCATACGGCTGCCTTAAAGTCGGATGGCACTGTCTGGACCTGGGGCAGCAACCGGATGGGACAGCTCGGAGACGGCACGACGGCAGACAGTCCGGTCCCGGTGATGGTTAGCGGGCTGTCAGGGGTAACTTCACTGGCATCAGGCGAACATCATGCAGTTGCCCTAAAGAGTGACGGTACAGTCTGGTCCTGGGGGGCTAACAGTACCGGTCAGCTTGGTGATGGAACAATGGCAAACAGCGCTTTGCCGGTCAGGGTTTCCGGTTTAAGCGGGGTATCGGAAATAAATGCCGGGTACGCCTATTCTATGGCCCTAACGGGGGAAGGCGATGTCTGGTGCTGGGGAGCCAACACCCAGGGACAATTGGGGAACAGTACCACAGGCAGCAGCTCTGTTCCTGTTAAAATACCCGGCTTATCAGGGATAATATCGGTTGCCGGTGGACAGAACCATACTATAGCCCTTCAGAGCGACGGCAGCTTTTGGCAGTGGGGACTGACACAGCCAGGCCGGCAAAATGATGGGTCAGCAGTAGTAAGTTCACCCCAAAAAATGACTTCAATTTCAGCTGGGGGAGTTGTGGAGGATACCGGACAAAATGATACCGGTACTGAAATTGATGAATTCCCTGAAGAGATTGATGACAGCCCCCAATATGAGGGCGGCAGCACTGTAATCCCTGTCCCGGAACAGGCGGAGAGGGCAGCTGCTATCAGTTTTGTTGATTCCTCAGGAGGGTCAGGACTGATTAAGGTTGACAGCGCCACTCTCAATGAGTTTTTATCCCTTACGGACCCGGCAGTAAATGTTTATGTAATTCAGGTGCACAGTACCAGCCAGAGTATTACCACGGAAATTCCCGCAGATGTTATCGCCGCTTTGCGCCAAAGTAAACCTGCGGCCGTTTTGCGGGTAGTTGTTCCGGCCGGTTCTTATGACCTGCCTGTGTCAGTGGTGAATGTTGGTGACTTATCAGACAAGCTGGGGGCGCCTCCGGAAGCTTTCCGAATTGCTGTAACTATCAGCGCCGCCGGGGAAGCAATAGCAGCACAAATAAGGGCGGAGATAACCCGGCAGGGGTTTGCGATGACAGCTGTTCCTGTGGAATTCCGGACAGGGGTGGTGGCTGACAATGGGCAGAGACTGGAGCTCAACATTTTTGACAGCTATATCGAACATTTTCTGAAGATGGGATACAGTGTTAATCCAAGCATTTCCGGGGCCGTCTGCTATAATACCGCAGCTAAAGTATTTTACCCCGTTCCGGCGGTTTTTGGGGCCGATGGGGATAACCCGGGTGTGGTTATCAAACACCGGGCCAATGGTTGGTATACTGTGGTCACAGGTCAAAGAACCTATACCGACATTAGGGGTCACTGGGCCAGGGGAGACATTGAAAGACTGGCTTCCCGGCTCATTGTAACCGGAAAAGACAGTCGGAACTTTGATCCCGGAGGCAAGGTTACCCGTGCCGAATTTGCCGCACTTCTGGTTCGCGCTCTGGGAGTTTCAGAAATTGCCCGAGAAGGGGAATTCAGCGATGTTTCCGGTCAGTGGTTTACCGGAGCGGTAAACAGCGCTGCTGCCGCAGGTTTGATACAAGGTTATCAGGACGGGACATTCCGGCCGTATCAGGAAATAACCCGAGAGGAAATGGCCGTAATGGTTTCCCGGGCCATTCAATTTGCCGGCTATCCTGCGGTATCCGGTGATTCAGATGATGAAATCCTATCTTTTACTGACCGGGACTCTGTAAGCAGTTGGGCACGGTCTGCTGTTTCCGCAGCTGCCCAGGCGCAGATAATCAAAGGCAGTCTGAGCGGGGAGTTTAATCCTGATTTCCATGCAACCCGTGCCGAAGCGGCGGCTATGCTGATACGGACCATGGTATATGTAAGATTCCAGTGAGCAGCTGAGTTTGGCGAGTAGTAATAAGAAGGAGGTTTGTCATGATAGGTGCAATTTTGTTGATGGCTCTGTTTATTGCGGGTTTTGCGGGAATACTCATTTACGGCGAAAAACAGGGGGACAACCGGGTGGAAACAGTTCGGATGATTACCTTTCTTTCATTGGGGACGATAGTTATTATTGGGGTGATAATGGGAATTATGATGATCAACAATTTCAAGTAAGCCTGCCGGAAATTAACAAGAGGAGAAGTAGGGAAAACATCAAAAATGTAAGTGAATGGTGTGAGTATATATTTATGGTTGTCTAAAGGGAGATGAAGCAGTTGCAGAAAAAGGTATTTGGCATCATCACTACATTATTGATGGCTGTTCTTGTTATTTCCTTTGTTTTTTATGGTGATTTTCGGGCTTCGGGTATTATCAAAGGACTTGGATTTGC
Protein-coding regions in this window:
- a CDS encoding S-layer homology domain-containing protein, producing MGKNESSRVRRGFAAVLTIMLLLLSCFSPGIPYSVANSGIARIAAGYNHTVVLKNDGTVWAWGSNMYGQLGNGTTTDSAEPVMVKGLSGATALTAGYYHAAAIKNDGTVWAWGSNMYGQLGNGTTNNSPVPVKVMNLTGVRVISRGGSHTIALKNDGTVWAWGSNECGQLGDGTTTNSLVPVMVEGLAGIVDVAGGAYHTAALKSDGTVWTWGSNRMGQLGDGTTADSPVPVMVSGLSGVTSLASGEHHAVALKSDGTVWSWGANSTGQLGDGTMANSALPVRVSGLSGVSEINAGYAYSMALTGEGDVWCWGANTQGQLGNSTTGSSSVPVKIPGLSGIISVAGGQNHTIALQSDGSFWQWGLTQPGRQNDGSAVVSSPQKMTSISAGGVVEDTGQNDTGTEIDEFPEEIDDSPQYEGGSTVIPVPEQAERAAAISFVDSSGGSGLIKVDSATLNEFLSLTDPAVNVYVIQVHSTSQSITTEIPADVIAALRQSKPAAVLRVVVPAGSYDLPVSVVNVGDLSDKLGAPPEAFRIAVTISAAGEAIAAQIRAEITRQGFAMTAVPVEFRTGVVADNGQRLELNIFDSYIEHFLKMGYSVNPSISGAVCYNTAAKVFYPVPAVFGADGDNPGVVIKHRANGWYTVVTGQRTYTDIRGHWARGDIERLASRLIVTGKDSRNFDPGGKVTRAEFAALLVRALGVSEIAREGEFSDVSGQWFTGAVNSAAAAGLIQGYQDGTFRPYQEITREEMAVMVSRAIQFAGYPAVSGDSDDEILSFTDRDSVSSWARSAVSAAAQAQIIKGSLSGEFNPDFHATRAEAAAMLIRTMVYVRFQ